One segment of Candidatus Omnitrophota bacterium DNA contains the following:
- a CDS encoding polysaccharide export protein, with protein sequence MTRALAALPALALLAAMTMAPAPAEAQNTEAYRVQPEDVLQITVYEHEDLQTKARVSTGGDIAFPLLDKVKVAGLTVGEIEDKLTRALEKDYLVQAQVQVFIEEYHVKQITVLGAVSNPGKYDMHTEKETTVLEAIAMAGGFTKVASLNGTRVIRTEGGVEQALPVRVTDITKKGMKEKDIPIQPGDIIFVPESFF encoded by the coding sequence ATGACGCGCGCGCTCGCAGCGCTGCCGGCCCTTGCCCTGCTTGCCGCAATGACAATGGCCCCGGCCCCGGCAGAGGCCCAGAATACAGAAGCGTACCGGGTCCAGCCTGAGGACGTGCTGCAGATCACGGTCTATGAACATGAGGATCTCCAGACCAAGGCGCGCGTCAGCACCGGCGGTGATATCGCGTTCCCGCTACTGGACAAGGTGAAGGTCGCGGGCCTGACCGTGGGCGAGATTGAAGACAAGCTCACCCGCGCCTTGGAAAAGGACTACCTGGTGCAGGCGCAGGTCCAGGTGTTTATTGAGGAGTATCATGTCAAACAGATTACGGTCTTGGGCGCGGTGAGCAACCCCGGCAAATACGACATGCACACAGAGAAAGAGACCACGGTGCTGGAAGCCATCGCCATGGCCGGCGGCTTCACCAAAGTGGCCAGCCTTAACGGCACCCGTGTGATCCGCACTGAGGGCGGCGTGGAGCAAGCCCTCCCGGTCCGGGTCACCGACATCACCAAAAAGGGCATGAAAGAAAAGGATATCCCCATTCAACCCGGGGACATCATCTTTGTGCCGGAGAGCTTTTTCTAG
- a CDS encoding general secretion pathway protein GspK yields MAIVWIIALLGIFVGSLGVRAQMALSLGDRYEQDLQARYLAKAGVQYGMEALAQDVTLAYDGSNESWYNNPGLFLERRLDTGTFKVETSAGPNSPKIPGLLDEDRKININTAPEDVLQNLFVFAADLSIQDATTVAQSILDWRDEDSEERDYGAEGSFYRNSRQAHECKDGPLENVEELLLVRGVEAAAYRAVLPYVTVYGSGHVNFNTAGTEVLTSLGFSEAGLATLNGFRVGEDGIPGNADDRLFVSAGSIVSDLEALIPVDDLQILSKLVEDKFIGVNSRAFRMQVEAWTPDERGRARIECVFDRGGKIYFWSEH; encoded by the coding sequence GTGGCAATCGTATGGATCATTGCCCTGTTGGGGATCTTTGTCGGCTCCCTGGGCGTACGCGCGCAGATGGCCCTTTCTCTGGGAGACCGCTATGAGCAAGACTTGCAGGCCCGCTATCTTGCCAAAGCAGGGGTCCAATACGGGATGGAGGCCTTGGCACAAGATGTGACCCTGGCTTATGATGGGTCCAACGAGTCTTGGTACAACAATCCGGGCTTGTTTCTTGAACGGCGTTTGGACACGGGTACTTTTAAAGTGGAGACTTCTGCCGGCCCCAACAGCCCCAAAATACCGGGCTTGCTGGATGAGGACCGCAAGATCAACATCAATACAGCTCCCGAGGATGTGCTGCAAAACCTCTTTGTCTTTGCAGCAGACCTCAGCATTCAGGACGCAACGACCGTTGCCCAGTCCATTCTGGATTGGCGGGACGAGGATTCAGAAGAGCGCGATTACGGCGCCGAAGGCAGCTTTTACCGCAACAGCCGCCAGGCCCACGAATGCAAAGACGGGCCCCTGGAAAATGTTGAAGAGCTCCTGCTGGTCCGCGGCGTCGAAGCAGCCGCCTATCGCGCGGTTCTGCCCTATGTTACGGTATATGGGTCGGGTCACGTCAACTTCAACACAGCCGGCACCGAAGTGCTGACTTCTTTGGGCTTCTCCGAAGCCGGGTTGGCAACCCTCAATGGATTCCGGGTCGGAGAAGACGGAATTCCCGGAAACGCAGACGACCGCTTGTTCGTGTCTGCCGGCAGCATTGTTTCCGATTTGGAGGCCTTAATTCCGGTTGACGATCTCCAGATTCTCAGCAAGTTGGTGGAAGATAAATTTATCGGAGTGAACTCCAGAGCATTCCGCATGCAAGTGGAAGCATGGACCCCGGACGAGCGGGGAAGAGCCCGAATCGAATGTGTGTTTGACCGGGGCGGCAAAATTTACTTTTGGTCGGAGCATTAG
- a CDS encoding sugar transferase — protein sequence MVYTDLLLLIAVFLGVHFVGYRIHPFFPLHNYLPLLPVYLGSWLGFLYFFGAYQSKRVSGKGEIFLIILKAGLIGVIAFTSFIYIFRLGIFTSRVFTAAIFSFGVVFLALEKILLSQIFKELRRRGFNWKQILIVGSGERAQKFLNLIEQHAEWGLRVLGIVDRDPALTGQMLGEYQVVGSFEDLPDILHDGVIDEVAFIVPRAWLSDIEALLLACESEGVTVHLAVDYFELHLTQAKSTDFGGFPLLTFGSVPDRIEHLFMKRIFDIGASTVALALLSPLFLGIALCIKYCSKGPILFRQTRCGLAGRRFTMYKFRTMVEDAESRLEELMEQNEMEGPVFKMEKDPRLTPIGSFLRKTSLDELPQLINVLRGDMSLVGPRPPLPSEVDNYESWQRRRLSIRPGITCIWQANGRNRIQDFGEWVKLDLEYIDTWSLWLDFKILLRTIPSVLFGDGAK from the coding sequence CTGGTTTACACAGATTTGCTCCTGCTCATTGCCGTATTCCTCGGGGTCCACTTTGTGGGCTACCGGATTCATCCGTTTTTCCCTTTGCACAATTATTTACCCCTCTTGCCTGTCTACTTAGGGTCCTGGCTGGGATTCCTTTACTTTTTCGGGGCCTACCAGTCCAAAAGAGTCAGCGGCAAGGGAGAGATCTTCCTCATTATTCTCAAGGCCGGCCTCATCGGAGTGATCGCCTTCACCAGTTTTATTTACATCTTCAGACTGGGTATATTCACAAGCCGCGTCTTCACGGCGGCCATCTTCAGCTTTGGGGTCGTCTTTTTGGCTCTCGAAAAAATCCTCCTGTCCCAAATCTTCAAGGAGCTTCGCAGACGAGGATTCAACTGGAAGCAAATCCTGATTGTCGGGTCCGGAGAACGAGCCCAAAAGTTTCTGAACCTCATCGAACAGCATGCGGAATGGGGACTGCGCGTGCTGGGTATTGTGGACAGGGACCCTGCTTTAACCGGCCAGATGTTGGGTGAGTACCAGGTGGTGGGCTCCTTTGAGGACCTCCCGGATATCCTGCACGACGGCGTGATTGATGAGGTGGCCTTCATTGTGCCCCGGGCATGGCTTTCCGACATTGAAGCCTTGCTCCTGGCCTGCGAATCGGAGGGTGTGACCGTGCACCTGGCTGTGGATTATTTTGAATTGCACTTGACCCAAGCTAAATCCACGGACTTTGGGGGCTTCCCGCTGCTCACTTTCGGAAGCGTCCCGGACCGCATAGAGCATCTCTTCATGAAGCGTATCTTCGATATCGGAGCTTCAACCGTGGCTCTCGCGCTTCTTTCCCCGCTGTTCCTGGGAATTGCGTTATGCATCAAGTATTGTTCAAAAGGCCCTATTCTGTTCAGACAGACGCGCTGCGGCCTGGCCGGCAGGCGTTTCACCATGTACAAATTCCGCACCATGGTGGAGGACGCGGAATCCCGGCTCGAAGAACTCATGGAACAGAACGAGATGGAGGGCCCGGTATTTAAAATGGAAAAGGACCCGCGCCTCACGCCCATCGGGTCTTTTCTGCGCAAGACAAGTCTGGATGAACTTCCCCAGCTAATTAATGTCTTGCGCGGAGATATGAGTCTGGTGGGACCGCGCCCGCCTCTGCCCTCAGAAGTCGACAATTACGAAAGCTGGCAACGGCGCCGTTTGAGTATCCGCCCGGGTATCACCTGCATTTGGCAGGCAAACGGCCGGAACCGGATTCAGGATTTCGGCGAGTGGGTCAAGCTGGACCTGGAATACATCGACACATGGTCTTTGTGGCTGGACTTCAAAATACTTCTGCGCACGATTCCCAGCGTGCTCTTCGGCGACGGAGCCAAGTGA
- a CDS encoding outer membrane beta-barrel protein: MSPNSRDLARHWRFVSGVVLLLLSAFFPGPGYAATSWLLPVIAVQEAFDDNVYLTPNDESEDFITRISPGLVFEPQLPDHEFKAAYLADLSYFADHSSQNTVNHNLGASAKLNFNRWRVELDNELLYFEERAGSEDTARVPRTSNHANAELICVFNKLDLGLKFTQRIEDYRSDNAIGAFGGRALTYQDLDSTENSGELEMGFKFWPKTAMLFGGRYGTLAYDSGNKSDSGYFDVLAGLEGEFLSKGAIEGKIGYRNQNFENDAEDFDSVIYSIALTETFTSRDILEIALDRTTYSTIYQQNTYFTSSRVYGEYTHSLNDRLAVRLGTTYYYNAYPTETTEGTETAERADHLWIAACGLDYELPRWGTVNLEYTYMQKNSNFEAFDYGNNLLSLGLKKSF, encoded by the coding sequence ATGAGTCCAAACTCCCGCGATCTGGCCCGGCATTGGAGATTTGTCTCCGGAGTCGTCCTGCTTCTGTTGTCGGCATTTTTTCCCGGCCCGGGTTATGCGGCTACAAGCTGGCTTTTGCCGGTAATTGCCGTTCAAGAAGCCTTTGACGACAATGTTTACCTGACCCCAAACGACGAATCAGAGGACTTTATAACGAGGATTTCCCCGGGCCTTGTTTTTGAGCCGCAACTCCCGGACCATGAATTCAAAGCCGCCTATCTGGCTGATTTATCCTATTTTGCGGACCACAGCAGCCAAAACACCGTGAATCATAACCTGGGCGCTTCAGCCAAACTCAACTTCAACCGCTGGCGCGTGGAGTTAGACAACGAATTGCTCTATTTTGAGGAGCGCGCCGGCAGCGAAGACACAGCCCGGGTGCCCCGCACCTCCAATCACGCGAATGCTGAGCTCATCTGTGTGTTTAATAAGCTCGACTTAGGTCTGAAGTTTACCCAACGCATTGAGGATTACCGCAGCGACAATGCCATCGGCGCCTTTGGCGGCAGGGCCCTGACCTACCAGGACCTGGATTCAACCGAGAATTCCGGGGAATTGGAAATGGGCTTCAAGTTTTGGCCCAAGACCGCGATGCTGTTCGGCGGCCGCTACGGCACGCTCGCCTATGACTCGGGGAATAAGAGCGATTCCGGATATTTTGATGTCTTGGCGGGGTTGGAGGGCGAATTCCTGTCCAAGGGCGCGATCGAGGGGAAGATCGGTTACCGCAATCAAAACTTTGAGAACGACGCGGAGGATTTCGATAGTGTGATTTACAGCATCGCCTTGACCGAGACCTTCACAAGCCGGGACATTCTTGAGATTGCCTTGGACCGGACAACCTACAGCACCATTTACCAGCAGAACACCTACTTCACAAGCAGCCGGGTTTACGGCGAGTACACGCATTCTTTGAACGACCGGCTTGCTGTCAGGCTTGGGACCACCTATTATTACAATGCGTATCCGACCGAGACCACGGAAGGCACTGAGACCGCGGAAAGGGCGGATCATCTCTGGATTGCCGCATGCGGGCTGGATTATGAACTGCCCCGGTGGGGCACCGTCAACCTGGAATACACCTACATGCAAAAGAACTCGAATTTTGAGGCCTTTGACTATGGCAACAACCTGCTCAGCCTGGGCCTGAAGAAGAGCTTTTAG
- the pilM gene encoding pilus assembly protein PilM — MGAKARSGRHPSTVFYLDRKWVKLVQVERRGKTCRISKLISQSVEGLTEDELISRLQTTCESEKIRVNRVLIAGPAHFSTVRVFTLPSTDPHEIKDMVELQVEKHTPYAKEEILVDYQVIATDSSGYSQVFLVIAHRSIVDRVVRIAERMRWSVDRVGFDMEGLVNWFHHSCRGAAGFEDPERGTLLVDINTDTTCVVILNQGRAFFHRSIAGGLDSLVQDIESGKANLVRELKQSMEIFEEEDLGFVVADAVLTGQAEYFPGLNGEVAGALGIKAYCVSTFQAVDIHKESAAGAALESMGSFAGLIGLGLAPSEIDLTPSAVKLRQSFEARSRALTSVGVKILVLLLLLSSLAITRMSREEKYADALIQKHGEISEPAQRLETYLAQLEIVKDHLEQRGQILQVIQELQQLTPAAVRWKELSFTKGKEVSFKASSTEMSVVFDFVSQLEKSPLFSAVEAKRVSRQRVEREDLTAFEVVCELSNAEAGG; from the coding sequence ATGGGGGCAAAAGCGCGAAGCGGCAGGCATCCAAGCACGGTGTTCTATTTGGACCGCAAGTGGGTCAAACTCGTCCAGGTTGAGCGCCGCGGCAAGACCTGCCGGATTTCCAAGCTGATTTCTCAGTCAGTCGAAGGATTGACCGAAGATGAACTCATCTCCCGCCTCCAGACCACGTGCGAGAGCGAAAAGATTCGTGTGAACCGGGTTCTTATCGCAGGCCCCGCCCATTTCAGCACAGTCCGGGTATTCACCCTTCCTTCCACTGATCCGCATGAAATCAAGGATATGGTGGAGCTCCAGGTCGAAAAGCATACCCCTTATGCTAAAGAGGAAATCCTCGTCGACTACCAAGTCATTGCCACGGATTCTTCGGGCTATTCACAGGTTTTTCTCGTAATCGCCCACAGAAGTATCGTGGACCGCGTTGTACGGATTGCGGAACGTATGCGCTGGTCCGTGGACCGCGTGGGCTTTGATATGGAAGGGCTGGTGAACTGGTTTCATCATAGCTGCAGAGGCGCCGCCGGCTTCGAGGATCCCGAACGCGGGACCTTGTTGGTCGATATCAATACGGACACAACCTGCGTGGTTATCTTGAATCAGGGCCGCGCTTTCTTCCACAGAAGCATTGCCGGAGGATTGGATTCGCTTGTGCAAGATATCGAATCCGGCAAGGCGAATCTGGTCCGCGAACTCAAGCAATCCATGGAAATTTTTGAAGAAGAGGACCTGGGCTTTGTCGTGGCAGACGCGGTGTTGACCGGCCAAGCCGAATATTTCCCCGGCCTTAACGGGGAAGTCGCGGGCGCGCTGGGCATCAAGGCCTATTGTGTCTCCACTTTTCAGGCCGTGGACATCCACAAAGAGAGCGCGGCCGGTGCGGCGCTGGAGAGTATGGGCTCCTTTGCAGGCCTCATCGGGCTGGGCTTGGCCCCGTCCGAAATCGACCTGACTCCATCGGCCGTGAAGCTCAGGCAATCCTTTGAAGCCAGGTCCCGGGCCTTGACTTCCGTAGGCGTCAAGATCCTGGTGCTTCTGCTGCTCCTTTCCAGTCTTGCAATCACCCGCATGAGCCGTGAGGAAAAATACGCCGATGCTCTGATTCAAAAGCACGGTGAAATCAGTGAGCCCGCCCAGAGGCTGGAAACATACCTGGCGCAGCTGGAAATCGTCAAAGACCATCTGGAGCAACGAGGGCAAATCCTGCAGGTGATTCAGGAACTTCAGCAGCTAACCCCCGCGGCGGTGCGCTGGAAGGAACTATCATTTACGAAGGGCAAAGAAGTAAGCTTCAAGGCCAGCTCCACTGAAATGTCCGTGGTTTTTGATTTCGTATCCCAACTCGAAAAATCCCCGCTCTTCTCCGCTGTGGAGGCCAAACGCGTATCACGGCAGAGAGTGGAGAGGGAGGATTTGACGGCCTTTGAGGTGGTATGTGAACTCTCCAACGCGGAGGCGGGGGGATGA
- a CDS encoding prepilin-type N-terminal cleavage/methylation domain-containing protein has protein sequence MKAKGFTLIELLVAMSLIALVSGAAVAVLAGGLRVWERYQVAGVQTDMMRLGVEQIRKDLVNARRFDLIHFEGSSSQFQVPATIQVDYEEGGSLQELGQVSYFADRRYGCLGRSQAPFSELKRHRAKSDYTVVIDDLQNIKFSYFGSQKEESEAKWTSRWKSHLLPQAVKIELQYGDGTTEGTYTSAVTFSLPGIQ, from the coding sequence ATGAAGGCAAAGGGATTTACCCTTATTGAACTCTTGGTGGCGATGTCCCTGATCGCATTGGTGAGCGGGGCCGCCGTGGCTGTCCTAGCCGGCGGATTAAGAGTTTGGGAACGATACCAGGTAGCCGGCGTCCAGACCGATATGATGCGCCTGGGCGTCGAACAAATTCGGAAGGACTTGGTGAATGCCCGGCGTTTTGATCTAATTCACTTTGAAGGCAGTTCCTCGCAATTTCAAGTGCCGGCCACCATCCAGGTAGACTATGAGGAAGGCGGAAGTCTGCAGGAGCTCGGCCAAGTCAGTTATTTTGCGGATAGGCGCTACGGTTGTTTGGGACGCTCACAGGCTCCTTTCAGTGAACTCAAGCGCCACCGGGCCAAAAGTGACTACACGGTGGTGATAGACGACCTTCAAAATATCAAGTTTTCCTATTTTGGATCGCAAAAGGAGGAGAGTGAAGCGAAGTGGACCAGCCGTTGGAAATCGCATCTCCTGCCTCAAGCTGTAAAAATCGAGCTGCAGTACGGAGACGGAACAACAGAGGGGACCTACACCAGTGCAGTCACATTTTCTCTGCCGGGAATCCAATAG
- a CDS encoding phytoene/squalene synthase family protein, whose product MNLKQAYDYCEEMTHRRGTNFSLGFKHLPAAKKRAIYAAYAFCRFADDISDEESVKEPEKLLAQWKQELDLCYEGRPSHLITEALSDVLRTYPVPKRVFEAMIQGCRQDLVKCRYASFEEVLDYCDMVATPIARICLVVFGHAENLSVQYWGRHFAIALQLTNILRDVGDDLDRNRIYLPAEDLQYFQCSEESLIAREVSPEFLEMMDFQCRRAWYYFRGADRLLPWFSEDARMGARLMRDIYQLVLTKVHRDPSQTLHTRCRISDSERELLAERAFGKVDELAAKA is encoded by the coding sequence ATGAATCTGAAACAAGCCTATGATTATTGCGAAGAAATGACGCACCGCAGAGGAACCAACTTTTCTCTGGGTTTCAAGCATCTGCCCGCGGCCAAAAAGAGAGCGATTTACGCGGCTTATGCTTTTTGCCGCTTTGCCGACGATATCTCGGATGAGGAGAGTGTCAAGGAGCCGGAGAAGCTCCTTGCCCAATGGAAACAGGAACTGGACCTCTGTTACGAGGGGCGCCCCAGCCACCTGATTACAGAGGCCCTGAGCGATGTGCTCCGGACATATCCCGTGCCCAAGAGGGTTTTTGAGGCCATGATTCAGGGCTGCCGCCAGGACCTGGTCAAGTGCCGCTACGCCTCCTTTGAAGAAGTCCTCGATTACTGTGATATGGTGGCCACGCCTATTGCCCGGATCTGCCTGGTGGTTTTCGGGCACGCGGAAAATCTCTCAGTGCAGTATTGGGGCAGGCATTTTGCCATAGCGCTCCAATTGACGAATATTCTCCGGGATGTGGGGGATGATCTGGATCGAAACCGGATTTATCTGCCTGCCGAAGACCTGCAGTATTTTCAATGTTCCGAGGAATCCTTGATTGCAAGAGAAGTCTCACCGGAGTTTTTGGAGATGATGGACTTCCAGTGCCGCAGGGCCTGGTACTATTTCCGCGGCGCGGATCGCCTGCTCCCCTGGTTTTCCGAGGATGCGCGGATGGGGGCCCGCTTGATGCGGGATATTTATCAGCTTGTGCTCACGAAGGTTCACCGGGATCCCTCCCAGACTCTGCATACGCGTTGCCGTATTTCGGATTCGGAGCGCGAGCTTTTGGCGGAGAGGGCTTTCGGGAAGGTGGATGAATTGGCGGCGAAGGCCTAG
- a CDS encoding NAD(P)-binding protein, protein MSEPEIHIAGAGPSGLSAALCLARKGRKVVVHEAQARVGPRWQGGFQMLQNFTQTEDVLRLLSGSGIDLACTTQAVHEMTLFGSKSRPAPLRCAEPIGYLLRRGPGERMLDGSLLRQAREAGVDVRFGSRIRDRSGVSVWATGPSRADGLGFETSFSTGLSDRMHVLLDQGLTPAGYAYLFVSKGWATLGMAIVRRFKEADRVWKAVMDRFQSIEAFETGEARRRCAVASFCLPGSLRLGRTLVVGEAAGFQDYLLGFGIRSALLSGVMAARALTENLDYDCLWQKQLRPQMLSSLWLRHLYETGGQTATEALIRLARLNGNPRNYLRWWYQPSWWKTFMIPLIRCRWRKRLAPLPGV, encoded by the coding sequence ATGTCCGAACCCGAAATCCACATTGCCGGGGCGGGGCCTTCAGGCCTCAGCGCGGCCCTGTGTCTGGCCCGGAAGGGGCGAAAAGTCGTTGTGCATGAGGCCCAGGCGCGCGTGGGTCCGCGCTGGCAAGGGGGCTTCCAGATGCTCCAAAACTTTACGCAAACGGAGGATGTGCTCCGTCTGCTTTCCGGGTCGGGCATTGATTTGGCCTGTACGACTCAGGCTGTGCATGAGATGACGCTTTTTGGCTCCAAATCCAGGCCCGCTCCCCTGCGCTGCGCGGAACCCATCGGCTATTTGCTTCGCCGCGGTCCCGGGGAACGGATGCTCGACGGGAGCCTGCTGCGGCAGGCCCGGGAGGCCGGGGTGGATGTCCGTTTCGGAAGCCGGATCAGGGACCGGAGCGGTGTTTCGGTCTGGGCCACAGGGCCTTCGAGGGCCGATGGCCTGGGTTTTGAAACCAGTTTTTCCACAGGACTTTCCGACCGCATGCACGTATTGTTGGACCAGGGGCTCACACCCGCCGGTTACGCGTATTTATTTGTGTCCAAAGGCTGGGCCACACTCGGCATGGCGATTGTCCGCCGCTTCAAAGAGGCTGACCGTGTCTGGAAGGCTGTGATGGACCGTTTCCAGTCTATTGAGGCCTTTGAGACCGGGGAAGCCCGGCGGCGCTGCGCCGTGGCCAGTTTTTGCCTGCCCGGTTCTCTGCGTTTGGGCCGGACCCTGGTTGTGGGCGAAGCGGCGGGTTTCCAGGACTATCTGCTGGGATTCGGAATCCGTTCCGCTCTGCTGAGCGGTGTGATGGCCGCCCGCGCTCTAACGGAGAATCTTGATTACGACTGCTTGTGGCAGAAACAGCTGCGGCCTCAGATGCTTTCGAGTCTTTGGCTCAGGCACCTCTACGAAACCGGGGGGCAAACAGCGACTGAGGCTCTGATCCGCTTGGCGCGGCTTAACGGCAATCCGAGAAATTATTTGAGATGGTGGTACCAGCCCAGTTGGTGGAAGACTTTCATGATTCCGCTTATCCGTTGCCGCTGGCGGAAGCGGCTCGCGCCGTTGCCTGGAGTTTAG